One genomic segment of Photobacterium sp. DA100 includes these proteins:
- a CDS encoding ParB/RepB/Spo0J family partition protein yields the protein MNKRGLGKGLDALLATSSVAATKQQQADKAQTLSADGTLRELAISQLAPGRYQPRKDMSDEALAELAESIRAQGVIQPIVVREMAPQQYEIIAGERRWRASRQAGLQKVPCIIKDVNDRATVAIALIENIQREDLNAIEEAQALERLQSEFSLTHQQVAEAVGKSRAAVSNLLRLNQLEAPVKRMVEQKQLEMGHARALLALPDEQQLEAAQIVVAKMLTVRDTERLVKKMLTPEPEPKIAVANPRIEAVENQLSEQFGTQVAINQQKNGKGKIVISFDQADKLQQIIAMLGHEM from the coding sequence ATGAATAAACGGGGTCTGGGAAAGGGCCTTGATGCCTTGCTGGCCACCAGCTCTGTTGCGGCAACCAAGCAGCAGCAGGCAGATAAAGCACAAACACTGTCGGCTGACGGCACCCTGAGAGAATTGGCTATCAGCCAACTGGCTCCAGGCCGTTACCAGCCCCGAAAAGATATGTCGGATGAGGCATTGGCCGAATTGGCCGAGTCAATCCGCGCCCAAGGGGTGATCCAGCCGATTGTGGTACGCGAAATGGCGCCGCAGCAGTACGAAATTATTGCCGGAGAAAGGCGCTGGCGTGCTTCGCGTCAAGCGGGCCTTCAGAAAGTCCCTTGTATTATTAAGGATGTTAACGACCGGGCTACTGTGGCGATTGCCCTGATTGAGAATATCCAGCGTGAAGATCTCAATGCGATAGAGGAAGCACAGGCGCTGGAGCGTCTGCAGAGTGAGTTTTCACTAACTCACCAGCAGGTCGCTGAAGCGGTCGGTAAGTCCCGCGCAGCGGTGTCGAACCTGCTGCGCCTTAATCAGCTCGAAGCGCCAGTCAAGCGTATGGTGGAGCAAAAACAGCTGGAAATGGGCCATGCCCGTGCCTTGCTAGCCCTGCCCGATGAGCAGCAGCTGGAAGCTGCCCAAATTGTTGTAGCCAAGATGTTAACGGTTCGTGATACCGAGCGCTTGGTGAAGAAGATGCTGACGCCAGAACCTGAGCCAAAAATAGCCGTGGCCAACCCGCGAATCGAAGCGGTAGAAAACCAGCTAAGTGAGCAGTTTGGCACCCAGGTGGCGATAAATCAGCAGAAAAATGGCAAAGGAAAGATCGTTATCAGTTTTGATCAGGCCGACAAGCTTCAGCAAATTATTGCAATGCTAGGTCACGAAATGTGA
- a CDS encoding ParA family protein: protein MGRVIAVANQKGGVGKTTTCVNLAASLAATQRKVLVIDLDPQGNATMASGVDKYQVDATAYELLVEETAFHDVVITDTTGGYHLIAANGDVTAAEIKLMEVFAREVRLRNALEVVRDNYDFIFIDCPPALNLLTINAMTAADSVLVPMQCEYFALEGLTALMDTISKLTAVVNSELKIEGLLRTMYDPRNRLASEVSQQLKKHFGDKVYRTVIPRNVRLAEAPSHGRPAMYYDKYSSGAKAYLALAGEIIRRDELAKNAGAVDA, encoded by the coding sequence GTGGGAAGAGTCATAGCGGTAGCCAACCAGAAGGGAGGCGTGGGTAAAACCACAACATGTGTCAACTTGGCAGCGTCACTGGCGGCCACGCAGCGCAAGGTATTGGTCATTGATCTGGATCCTCAGGGCAATGCCACCATGGCCAGCGGTGTAGACAAATACCAAGTCGATGCAACGGCTTATGAGCTTCTTGTCGAAGAAACTGCATTCCACGATGTCGTGATCACCGATACCACTGGCGGCTATCACCTGATAGCTGCCAACGGTGATGTCACGGCGGCAGAAATCAAATTGATGGAAGTCTTTGCCCGCGAGGTAAGGCTGCGTAACGCCTTAGAGGTAGTTCGTGATAACTATGATTTCATCTTTATTGATTGTCCTCCTGCCTTAAACCTTCTTACAATCAATGCAATGACAGCTGCAGACTCTGTTCTGGTTCCTATGCAGTGCGAATATTTCGCCCTCGAAGGGCTGACGGCATTGATGGACACCATCAGTAAACTCACCGCCGTCGTCAATAGCGAGCTGAAAATTGAGGGCTTGCTGCGGACCATGTATGACCCGCGCAACAGGCTGGCAAGCGAAGTTTCCCAGCAACTCAAGAAGCATTTTGGCGACAAGGTATATCGCACCGTTATTCCGCGCAATGTTCGTCTGGCCGAAGCCCCTAGCCATGGTCGACCGGCCATGTACTACGACAAGTATTCGAGTGGTGCTAAAGCCTACTTGGCTTTGGCCGGTGAAATTATCCGCCGTGACGAGCTGGCAAAAAATGCCGGTGCGGTCGATGCATAA
- the rsmG gene encoding 16S rRNA (guanine(527)-N(7))-methyltransferase RsmG, which translates to MKQRLVQLIAQTDLTVTEQQIDQLVGYVAMLDKWNKAYNLTSVRDPYEMLVKHIMDSIVVSPHLDGERFIDVGTGPGLPGIPLAIMNPDKQFTLLDSLGKRIRFIRQVIHELKIENVTPVQSRVEEFQPEVGFDAVLSRAFASMSDMVSWCHHLPASNGCFLALKGQFNQQEVTELPEWCSVTEVKSLQVPELEGERHLVILTAKD; encoded by the coding sequence GTGAAACAACGTCTGGTGCAACTGATAGCGCAAACTGATCTCACAGTCACAGAACAGCAAATTGACCAGCTAGTCGGCTACGTTGCCATGCTGGATAAATGGAATAAGGCGTATAATCTGACATCGGTACGTGATCCGTATGAGATGTTGGTGAAACATATCATGGATAGTATTGTGGTAAGCCCTCACCTAGACGGTGAGCGGTTTATCGATGTCGGTACCGGCCCGGGACTGCCAGGGATCCCTCTGGCGATCATGAACCCGGACAAGCAGTTCACCTTGCTGGATAGCCTGGGCAAGCGGATCCGTTTTATCCGCCAGGTGATCCACGAACTGAAGATCGAGAATGTCACCCCGGTACAGAGCCGGGTTGAGGAGTTCCAGCCTGAAGTGGGCTTTGATGCCGTGCTCAGTCGCGCCTTTGCCTCAATGAGTGATATGGTCTCCTGGTGCCACCACCTCCCTGCCAGCAACGGGTGTTTTCTTGCGCTGAAGGGGCAATTTAATCAACAGGAAGTGACAGAACTGCCGGAATGGTGTTCTGTGACGGAAGTCAAATCTTTGCAAGTTCCGGAGTTAGAAGGCGAACGCCATCTAGTAATCTTGACAGCAAAGGATTAA
- the mnmG gene encoding tRNA uridine-5-carboxymethylaminomethyl(34) synthesis enzyme MnmG — MFYQDNFDVIVVGGGHAGTEAALAAARMGQKTLLLTHNIDTLGQMSCNPAIGGIGKGHLVKEVDALGGLMARAIDKGGIQFRTLNSSKGPAVRATRAQADRALYKAAVREALENQPNLMLFQQAVDDLIIENDRVVGAVTEMGLKFRAKAVVLTVGTFLGGKIHIGLENYSGGRAGDPPSITLAARLRELPFRVDRLKTGTPPRIDARSVDFSLLQAQHGDNPTPLFSFMGKASDHPRQIPCFITHTNEKTHDVIRNNLDRSPMYSGVIEGIGPRYCPSIEDKVMRFADKDSHQIFIEPEGLTTHELYPNGISTSLPFDVQMQIVRSMKGFENANIVRPGYAIEYDFFDPRDLKQTFETKFINGLFFAGQINGTTGYEEAAAQGLLAGMNAALLAQDREGWSPRRDQAYMGVLIDDLSTMGTKEPYRMFTSRAEYRLLLREDNADLRLTEIGREFGLVDDERWARFNQKLENMEQERQRLKSIWVTPTSEQVEAVNQILKTPIVREASGEDLLRRPEVTYNQLTDIDMFGPAHEDSQASEQVEIQVKYQGYIDRQKDEVEKSLRHEKTKLPLDLDYSVVKGLSNEVIAKLNDAKPETIGMASRISGITPAAISLLLVYLKKQGLLKKGE, encoded by the coding sequence ATGTTTTACCAGGACAATTTTGATGTCATCGTTGTAGGTGGCGGCCATGCCGGTACAGAAGCCGCACTGGCTGCAGCCCGTATGGGACAAAAAACCCTGCTGCTGACACACAACATCGATACGTTGGGACAGATGTCATGCAACCCAGCAATCGGCGGGATCGGGAAAGGACACCTGGTTAAAGAAGTTGACGCCCTTGGAGGTTTAATGGCCCGGGCGATCGACAAGGGCGGGATCCAGTTCCGTACTTTGAACTCGTCGAAAGGCCCTGCTGTAAGGGCAACACGCGCCCAGGCAGACCGCGCCCTGTACAAAGCTGCAGTACGCGAAGCGCTGGAAAACCAGCCGAACCTAATGTTATTCCAACAAGCGGTCGATGATCTGATTATCGAAAACGATCGCGTCGTTGGTGCCGTGACTGAAATGGGCCTTAAGTTCCGTGCCAAGGCGGTCGTTTTGACCGTAGGGACCTTCCTGGGCGGCAAGATCCACATCGGTCTGGAAAACTACAGCGGTGGCCGTGCCGGGGATCCACCGTCGATCACCCTAGCTGCGCGCTTACGAGAGTTGCCTTTCCGTGTTGATCGTCTCAAGACGGGGACACCTCCGCGCATCGATGCCCGCAGTGTCGATTTCAGCCTGCTGCAGGCCCAGCATGGTGATAACCCGACACCGCTGTTTTCGTTCATGGGCAAAGCCTCGGATCATCCACGACAGATCCCGTGTTTTATCACCCACACCAACGAGAAAACCCACGATGTGATCCGTAACAATTTGGATCGTAGTCCGATGTATTCGGGGGTGATCGAAGGGATCGGCCCGCGTTACTGTCCTTCGATCGAAGACAAGGTGATGCGTTTTGCCGATAAGGACAGCCACCAGATCTTCATTGAACCAGAAGGCCTGACGACTCACGAGCTGTACCCTAACGGTATTTCCACCAGCTTGCCGTTTGATGTCCAGATGCAGATTGTCCGTTCGATGAAGGGCTTCGAAAACGCCAATATCGTTCGCCCGGGTTATGCCATCGAATATGATTTCTTTGATCCGCGTGATTTGAAGCAGACTTTCGAAACCAAGTTTATCAATGGCCTGTTCTTTGCTGGACAGATCAATGGCACAACCGGCTACGAAGAAGCGGCTGCACAAGGCTTGCTGGCCGGGATGAACGCTGCCCTGCTAGCCCAGGACCGTGAGGGCTGGAGTCCTCGCCGTGACCAGGCTTACATGGGCGTGCTGATTGACGATTTGTCGACCATGGGAACCAAAGAACCGTACCGTATGTTCACGTCCCGTGCCGAATACCGCTTGCTGCTGCGTGAAGACAACGCTGATTTGCGCCTGACGGAGATTGGCCGCGAGTTTGGTCTGGTGGATGATGAGCGTTGGGCGCGCTTCAACCAGAAACTGGAAAATATGGAGCAGGAGCGTCAGCGCCTGAAAAGTATTTGGGTAACCCCAACCTCTGAGCAGGTTGAGGCCGTGAACCAAATTCTCAAAACGCCTATCGTCCGTGAGGCGAGCGGTGAAGACTTGCTGCGCCGCCCGGAAGTGACCTACAACCAGCTCACTGATATCGACATGTTCGGTCCGGCCCACGAAGACAGCCAGGCGAGCGAGCAGGTGGAAATCCAGGTTAAATACCAGGGCTATATCGACCGCCAGAAAGACGAAGTCGAAAAGTCGTTGCGTCACGAGAAGACCAAGCTACCGCTTGATCTCGATTACAGCGTGGTCAAAGGCTTGTCCAATGAAGTGATTGCCAAGCTCAATGATGCCAAACCGGAGACTATCGGTATGGCATCACGTATTTCAGGGATCACCCCGGCAGCCATTTCCCTGCTATTGGTTTATCTCAAGAAGCAAGGTCTGCTGAAAAAAGGCGAATAG
- the mioC gene encoding FMN-binding protein MioC gives MSHITLITGSTLGGAEYVADHLSDLLEQAGHSTNIINSAELEQLPTDNIWLVVCSTHGAGEFPDNFQPFVEQLTNQQPDLACLRYGVIGLGDSSYDTFCAAAKNIDQLLAKLGAIRLGERLEIDVSQDPVPEDPAEAWLDNWKNSLN, from the coding sequence ATGAGCCATATCACCCTTATTACTGGCAGTACCCTCGGAGGCGCCGAATATGTCGCCGATCACCTCAGTGATTTGCTTGAGCAAGCCGGCCACAGCACAAACATCATCAATAGTGCCGAGCTAGAACAGCTTCCCACTGACAATATCTGGCTGGTGGTCTGCTCCACTCACGGTGCTGGCGAGTTTCCTGACAATTTCCAACCTTTCGTGGAGCAGTTGACCAACCAACAGCCGGATCTTGCCTGCTTGCGCTATGGTGTGATCGGTCTGGGTGACTCCAGTTACGATACATTCTGTGCCGCAGCCAAGAATATCGATCAACTACTGGCAAAACTGGGGGCGATCCGCCTCGGAGAACGATTGGAAATTGATGTTTCACAGGATCCGGTACCGGAAGATCCGGCTGAGGCATGGTTGGACAACTGGAAAAACAGCCTAAACTGA